The following coding sequences lie in one Prochlorococcus marinus XMU1419 genomic window:
- a CDS encoding HNH endonuclease, whose protein sequence is MHKQDAIHLDQLCPKINNKTWRESLHKITAYKCIYCGNPSESLDHLHPMSKGGISSTSNCVPCCLNCNGKKSDSEVLSWYRKQNYYDPRRAMAIRAWIKDDLRLASVLLNYLNKK, encoded by the coding sequence ATGCATAAGCAAGATGCAATTCACCTTGATCAGCTATGTCCCAAAATAAATAATAAAACCTGGAGAGAGTCTCTTCATAAAATCACTGCATATAAATGCATTTATTGCGGCAACCCATCAGAATCACTTGATCACCTTCATCCCATGTCAAAAGGAGGTATTAGCAGTACAAGTAATTGCGTACCATGTTGTTTGAACTGTAATGGCAAGAAATCAGATTCGGAAGTTCTTAGCTGGTACAGAAAGCAAAATTACTATGATCCAAGAAGGGCTATGGCAATAAGAGCATGGATTAAAGATGATTTAAGACTTGCTTCGGTTCTTTTGAATTACTTAAATAAAAAATGA
- a CDS encoding josephin: protein MEHIPQYLFLASGVKDEKGFWIVGVKNCDESILDDKNLLDCYRKELIGNESAKDILFAINLNINNLFNELINKNYLLERPSIGISFDFPLNLLESIFDFWVDIYKNQEAWETCIGLLKVRKRISLINLIKSKSLKGDTKKWAVKVENLHSYIPNIVNSEKQNEPMWK, encoded by the coding sequence TTGGAGCATATACCTCAATATCTATTTCTTGCTAGTGGAGTAAAGGATGAAAAAGGTTTTTGGATTGTAGGAGTCAAAAATTGTGATGAAAGTATCCTCGACGATAAAAACCTTTTAGATTGCTATAGAAAAGAATTAATAGGAAATGAATCAGCTAAAGATATTCTTTTTGCTATTAATTTAAACATAAATAATTTATTCAACGAATTAATAAATAAAAATTATTTACTCGAAAGACCTTCAATAGGGATTTCTTTTGATTTCCCACTTAATCTCTTGGAAAGTATTTTTGATTTTTGGGTAGATATATATAAAAATCAAGAAGCTTGGGAAACTTGTATAGGTCTTCTTAAAGTCAGAAAAAGAATTTCCCTTATTAACTTAATTAAAAGCAAAAGCTTAAAGGGAGACACAAAAAAGTGGGCTGTAAAAGTTGAAAATCTACATTCCTATATCCCAAACATAGTTAACAGTGAAAAGCAAAATGAACCTATGTGGAAATAA
- a CDS encoding phosphoribosyltransferase yields the protein MISFFTWSEFDKSVDHISKECKFLEFSGIYGIPRGGLCLAVALSHKLKLNLISEPKKNSLIVDDIYETGITLSSLKNIEGATFFVLFSKIKPTWWNTVHISEKNEWIVFPWENTLNVHSDRNEYINKRGLS from the coding sequence ATGATAAGTTTTTTTACCTGGAGCGAATTTGATAAAAGCGTAGATCACATATCTAAAGAATGCAAGTTTTTAGAGTTTTCTGGAATATATGGGATTCCTCGTGGTGGTTTATGCCTTGCCGTGGCACTAAGCCATAAATTAAAACTAAACTTAATTTCAGAACCAAAAAAAAATTCATTAATAGTGGATGATATTTATGAAACTGGAATCACATTAAGCAGCTTAAAAAATATAGAGGGTGCAACTTTTTTTGTATTGTTCAGCAAGATCAAGCCTACGTGGTGGAATACTGTACATATTTCTGAAAAAAATGAATGGATAGTTTTCCCCTGGGAAAACACTTTAAATGTTCATAGTGATCGTAATGAATATATCAATAAAAGAGGTTTAAGTTGA
- a CDS encoding nucleoside 2-deoxyribosyltransferase: MKKKLYLANPYGFSKQTKKLLSEFIKIFNDLNIEVFEPFERTKHILKKEGAWAYELAKSNLNDLKKCDCVFAIVNGTPPDEGVMIELGIAIALKKDIFLFRDDFRSCSDSDQYPLNLMLFLGLPKDNWEKYYFESLEDIKSNKKRFVEWAINQPNKTSTIK, encoded by the coding sequence TTGAAAAAGAAATTATATCTCGCAAATCCATATGGATTTTCAAAACAAACGAAGAAACTCTTATCTGAATTTATTAAAATTTTCAATGATTTAAATATTGAAGTTTTTGAACCATTTGAAAGAACAAAACATATATTAAAAAAAGAAGGCGCCTGGGCTTATGAATTAGCAAAAAGTAATTTAAATGATTTAAAAAAATGTGATTGCGTTTTTGCGATCGTTAATGGAACACCTCCAGATGAAGGTGTCATGATTGAACTAGGTATCGCAATTGCTCTCAAGAAGGATATCTTTTTATTTAGAGATGATTTTAGAAGTTGTTCTGATAGCGATCAATATCCATTAAATCTCATGTTATTTCTTGGACTGCCTAAAGATAATTGGGAAAAATATTATTTTGAATCATTAGAAGATATAAAAAGTAATAAAAAAAGATTTGTGGAGTGGGCAATAAATCAACCAAATAAAACATCAACCATTAAGTAG
- the rpsU gene encoding 30S ribosomal protein S21 encodes MTQVTVGENEGIESALRRFKRQVSKSGIFADLKRLRHHETPIEKYKRKLQQRRKARRR; translated from the coding sequence TTGACACAAGTTACAGTCGGAGAGAATGAGGGAATTGAGTCTGCCCTTAGAAGATTTAAGAGACAAGTATCTAAATCGGGAATCTTCGCAGATTTAAAAAGACTTAGACATCACGAAACACCTATTGAAAAATACAAAAGAAAGTTGCAGCAGAGAAGAAAAGCAAGACGAAGATAA
- a CDS encoding helix-hairpin-helix domain-containing protein: protein MISKFLSKLKSILFKSAVTPEAPLKKEKKASKSAKTSKAKTKTKTKTKTKTVNSKKNIETLTTLPGVGAKSAKALYEAGFKTTKAVIAADEKDLLAVSGVGVNLVKKLKKLK from the coding sequence ATGATTTCAAAATTTCTAAGCAAACTAAAATCAATTCTATTTAAAAGTGCAGTAACGCCTGAAGCACCTTTAAAGAAAGAAAAAAAAGCATCTAAGTCTGCAAAAACCTCAAAAGCCAAAACCAAAACCAAAACCAAAACCAAAACCAAAACGGTTAACTCTAAGAAAAATATTGAAACTTTAACAACACTTCCAGGTGTTGGAGCAAAAAGCGCTAAAGCTTTATATGAGGCTGGATTTAAAACTACAAAAGCAGTTATAGCTGCTGATGAAAAAGATTTGCTTGCTGTATCAGGAGTTGGAGTAAATCTAGTTAAGAAGCTAAAAAAGCTTAAATAG
- a CDS encoding uridine kinase family protein, with translation MKLLFISGPSGSGKTTLSNQIIKKNKNGIILRTDNYYKTGLISKLLSKFVEGFFDRSISFNNKLFKKDFDFIYKNGISVSDRYYNFEKKTIKNISKETNNISFLIVEGIFSKEFSNTLNKKDYYLLEIKTKKNECMKRVVKRDIKERGKDKKQAENDFLRSWDIYYDKFKPNSIKNSTNKFIIEKDTNIDKILKNII, from the coding sequence ATGAAACTTTTATTTATAAGTGGCCCTTCTGGAAGCGGTAAAACAACTTTATCAAATCAAATAATTAAAAAAAATAAAAATGGTATTATTTTAAGAACCGACAATTACTATAAGACAGGTTTAATAAGTAAATTACTATCAAAATTTGTAGAAGGTTTTTTTGATAGAAGTATTAGTTTTAATAACAAACTATTCAAAAAAGACTTTGATTTTATCTATAAGAATGGAATTTCAGTAAGTGATCGTTATTATAATTTCGAAAAGAAGACAATTAAAAATATCTCAAAAGAAACAAATAATATTAGTTTTTTAATTGTTGAAGGTATTTTTTCCAAAGAATTCTCAAACACTTTAAATAAAAAAGATTATTATTTATTAGAAATAAAAACTAAAAAAAATGAGTGCATGAAAAGAGTTGTCAAAAGAGATATAAAAGAAAGGGGGAAGGATAAAAAACAAGCTGAAAATGATTTTTTAAGATCATGGGACATTTATTACGATAAATTCAAACCTAATAGCATAAAAAATAGTACAAATAAATTCATTATTGAAAAAGACACTAATATAGATAAAATTCTGAAAAATATTATTTAA
- a CDS encoding NAD(P)-binding protein: MKSNFTYDLLIIGGGISACVFASKYLKSNNTKKVALIEIGRGLGGRSSTRISNRFKGWKLNHGAPNFNISNSKNNLLLKSYIDELLANKFIKIDDSDLFFLNDDSNSESQKKSEFSCGVNYLSLDSMSQLSQKIIESNDLKKKINFYFETLIVDLKFNDKEWVLTSKNGDKFKSKYLVLSTNLLLHKRSLDILNVNQIPLRKAIPLNCDKKIDLLLNFLEEQSFIPRLTFLIYTNENYSYKDFYSKKQRYFYLKNNLENKYKFERIIFQMQDNNKLGIVVHTKNLELINSYINAKDEEVFKHKIITNFNKLFEGNSVVNKLTFDEKISIMKWRASQPSGIAVPLSFQLIRKYRIGFCGDWFEGEGFGRIEGSILSALILEKKFSDFIK, encoded by the coding sequence ATGAAAAGTAATTTTACATATGACTTATTAATAATAGGTGGAGGAATATCTGCATGTGTTTTTGCTTCGAAATATCTTAAAAGTAATAATACAAAAAAAGTTGCATTAATTGAGATTGGTCGTGGACTAGGAGGGAGATCAAGTACAAGAATAAGTAATAGATTTAAAGGATGGAAACTAAACCATGGTGCCCCAAATTTTAATATATCTAACAGTAAAAATAATCTTCTATTAAAAAGTTATATTGATGAATTATTGGCAAATAAATTTATTAAAATTGACGACTCAGATTTATTTTTTCTAAATGATGATTCTAATTCAGAAAGCCAAAAAAAATCCGAATTTTCATGTGGGGTTAATTATCTTTCTTTAGATTCCATGAGTCAATTATCTCAAAAGATAATTGAATCTAATGATTTAAAGAAGAAAATAAATTTTTACTTTGAAACTTTAATAGTTGATTTAAAGTTTAACGATAAGGAATGGGTACTTACATCAAAAAATGGCGACAAATTTAAATCTAAATATCTTGTCCTATCAACTAATTTGTTGTTACATAAAAGGTCATTGGATATATTAAATGTTAATCAAATTCCATTAAGAAAAGCTATCCCTTTAAATTGCGATAAAAAAATAGACTTACTATTAAATTTTTTAGAAGAACAATCATTTATTCCTAGGTTAACTTTTTTAATTTATACAAATGAAAATTATAGTTATAAAGATTTTTATTCTAAAAAACAAAGGTATTTTTATTTAAAAAATAATTTAGAAAATAAATATAAATTTGAAAGAATTATTTTTCAAATGCAGGATAATAATAAATTAGGAATTGTAGTACATACAAAAAATTTAGAGTTAATTAATTCCTATATAAATGCAAAAGATGAAGAAGTTTTTAAACATAAAATAATTACTAATTTCAATAAACTGTTTGAAGGGAATTCTGTAGTAAATAAATTAACTTTTGATGAAAAAATCTCTATTATGAAATGGAGAGCTTCACAGCCTTCTGGCATTGCCGTCCCATTATCTTTTCAATTGATTAGAAAATATAGAATTGGATTTTGCGGAGACTGGTTTGAAGGAGAAGGATTTGGCAGGATTGAAGGCTCAATTTTAAGCGCTTTAATCTTAGAGAAAAAATTTAGTGATTTTATTAAATAA
- a CDS encoding peptidase E, which produces MHSKNIVAIGGGGFGRSLGSLEIEKYIISLINKKRPKICFIPTASGDSSLYKLNFYRAFSKLDCITSHIDFFSRTENLEDKVLTQDIIYVGGGNTKSMLAVWKEWNLHEILRNAYEKGIVMSGVSAGAICWFDKGITDSYAEELSIIDCLGIVEGIACPHFDEEKEREPYVNDVINREIIKSCICIEGNCALHLKNNIEYSSIDFGNGKNCFRVYKENNTLNKEIL; this is translated from the coding sequence ATGCATAGTAAAAATATAGTCGCAATTGGTGGAGGAGGGTTTGGACGTTCATTAGGCTCTCTTGAAATTGAAAAATATATAATTTCATTAATTAATAAAAAAAGACCAAAAATTTGCTTTATTCCGACAGCATCTGGTGATAGTAGTTTGTACAAACTAAATTTTTATAGAGCATTTTCCAAACTTGATTGTATAACAAGTCATATTGATTTTTTCTCTAGAACAGAAAACTTAGAAGATAAAGTTTTAACGCAAGACATCATTTATGTTGGAGGAGGCAATACAAAAAGTATGTTAGCTGTCTGGAAAGAATGGAATTTACATGAAATTTTGCGAAATGCTTATGAAAAAGGAATTGTAATGAGTGGTGTAAGTGCTGGTGCTATTTGTTGGTTTGATAAAGGTATAACTGATTCTTATGCTGAAGAATTATCTATAATAGATTGCTTAGGAATAGTTGAAGGCATTGCCTGCCCACATTTTGATGAAGAAAAAGAGAGGGAACCTTATGTTAATGATGTTATAAATAGAGAAATTATTAAATCTTGTATTTGTATTGAGGGCAATTGTGCCTTGCACCTAAAAAATAATATTGAATATTCCTCAATAGATTTTGGTAATGGTAAAAATTGTTTTAGAGTCTATAAGGAAAATAATACTTTAAATAAAGAAATCCTATAA
- a CDS encoding GNAT family N-acetyltransferase — protein sequence MNLRQITIKDQLELKKVYFDSIQSLDEKIYSKEQKRAWSSQAWNNPNFDKSITKGKGWLLSKQGIIIAFATRYPKDRIALFYCKGKFQRKGCGSKLLHRLEDDAKKEGIDSLSTEASLISYELFLKNEWKIIRKEKVIINNIFFERYKMIKIIKVN from the coding sequence ATGAATTTAAGACAAATTACCATTAAAGATCAACTGGAATTAAAGAAGGTTTATTTTGATTCAATTCAATCCTTAGATGAAAAAATTTATAGTAAAGAGCAAAAAAGGGCCTGGTCAAGCCAAGCTTGGAATAATCCAAATTTTGATAAGTCAATAACTAAAGGGAAAGGATGGCTTCTAAGTAAACAAGGAATAATTATAGCTTTTGCCACAAGATATCCCAAGGATAGAATTGCATTATTTTACTGTAAAGGTAAATTCCAAAGAAAAGGTTGCGGCTCTAAGTTACTTCATAGATTAGAAGATGATGCTAAAAAAGAAGGTATAGATTCCCTTTCAACTGAAGCAAGCTTAATAAGTTATGAATTATTTCTTAAAAATGAATGGAAAATTATACGTAAAGAAAAAGTAATTATAAATAACATTTTTTTTGAAAGATATAAAATGATAAAAATTATAAAAGTTAATTAA
- a CDS encoding DUF3303 domain-containing protein: MQLFLADCQFPDIENQVKAYQLFVEAWENGEIAKSDKTDNFEMLFRVHAPGEGRVVCLCKAHSDKEIFAHFAPWRAKFGIHMEFTPVISCQNVVDYHKDLFKTLG; encoded by the coding sequence ATGCAATTATTTCTTGCTGACTGCCAATTCCCAGACATTGAGAATCAAGTAAAAGCTTATCAATTATTTGTGGAGGCCTGGGAAAACGGTGAAATTGCTAAATCAGATAAAACAGACAACTTTGAGATGTTATTTAGAGTGCATGCTCCAGGGGAAGGTAGAGTAGTTTGTTTATGTAAGGCACATAGTGATAAAGAAATATTTGCGCATTTTGCTCCATGGAGAGCGAAATTTGGCATTCATATGGAATTTACGCCTGTAATAAGTTGTCAAAATGTTGTTGATTACCATAAAGATTTATTTAAAACTTTAGGGTAA
- a CDS encoding DCC1-like thiol-disulfide oxidoreductase family protein: MTSDYTFIYDGECPFCNHFAELLEIKSNITKIKILDGRKNLTLIKSLLDKGYDLDNGAILLKDEDIFHGADAINTICKQINNPSSSLLLLLSRVFKSNKRTNVIFPLLVRARRFALISKGISISLV, translated from the coding sequence ATGACCTCCGACTACACTTTTATTTATGATGGAGAATGCCCATTCTGCAATCATTTTGCTGAGCTACTAGAAATCAAAAGCAACATAACTAAAATAAAAATTCTTGATGGTCGCAAAAATTTAACTCTAATAAAATCTCTTTTAGATAAAGGTTATGACCTAGATAATGGAGCTATTCTCCTAAAAGATGAAGATATCTTTCATGGGGCAGATGCAATTAATACTATTTGCAAACAGATAAACAATCCCTCGAGTAGTTTACTTTTGTTACTTTCTAGAGTGTTTAAATCAAATAAACGAACAAATGTGATATTTCCTTTACTAGTCAGAGCCAGAAGATTCGCATTGATATCAAAAGGTATCTCAATATCTCTAGTTTAA
- a CDS encoding MBL fold metallo-hydrolase, with translation MTFEATYLGSNGWFIKFKKTNLIIDPWLKGDLIFPPGEWFFKGSLEKEISIDKKVDIILLTQGLPDHCHVPTLEMFRKDIPIICPKSAVETLEKIGFSSIKMLKPTEKTNQFNLSFEATAGAPVPQIENGYIVKDDQDNGFYIEPHGYLDENLNKQNLDAVITPTKNLDLPLVGSFVKGADVIPKLINKFNPKFILSSTVGGDAKYSGFLNNFISVQNYEEKLNCNLVDLKSMQSIMI, from the coding sequence ATGACTTTTGAAGCGACTTACCTTGGATCAAATGGTTGGTTTATAAAATTTAAAAAAACTAATTTAATTATCGATCCTTGGCTCAAGGGAGATTTAATATTCCCACCAGGTGAATGGTTTTTTAAAGGATCATTAGAAAAAGAAATTTCAATAGATAAAAAAGTAGATATTATTTTATTAACACAAGGTTTACCTGATCACTGTCATGTTCCAACATTAGAAATGTTCAGAAAGGATATTCCTATAATTTGCCCTAAAAGTGCAGTTGAAACATTAGAAAAAATTGGTTTTAGTTCAATTAAAATGCTTAAGCCAACTGAAAAGACTAATCAATTTAATTTAAGTTTCGAAGCCACTGCTGGGGCTCCAGTTCCGCAAATAGAAAACGGATATATTGTTAAAGACGATCAAGATAATGGGTTTTATATAGAACCCCATGGCTATCTTGATGAAAATTTAAACAAACAAAATCTTGATGCTGTTATTACTCCTACAAAAAATTTAGACTTACCCCTAGTAGGTTCTTTTGTAAAAGGGGCTGATGTTATACCTAAATTGATTAACAAATTCAACCCAAAATTTATACTTTCAAGTACCGTGGGTGGAGATGCAAAATATTCAGGTTTTCTAAATAATTTTATTTCAGTTCAAAATTACGAAGAGAAATTAAATTGTAATCTTGTAGATCTAAAGAGTATGCAATCTATTATGATTTAA
- the pepN gene encoding aminopeptidase N, with the protein MNNPKNQKSISRYVNLEDYKVFDYEIPEIFLDFVIQKNAVNVTTKLKLIKTNKNTRDIILDGTDILIKKIFIDDSLLEEGCYKQQKNNLKIKNINKDNFLLKIEGIIKPKENTSLLGMYESNGIITTQCEAEGFRRISFHSDRPDILSKYTVRIEADKNEYPVLLSNGNVVKENNLTNNRHEIIWEDPYPKPSYLFALVAGKLNCVKDNFITKSNKKVKINIYVEYGDEKYVQHAISSLQKSMKWDEDKYNLEYDLSLFNIVAIRHFNMGAMENKSLNIFNSKLILANSETTTDEELERIEGVIAHEYFHNWTGNRVTCRDWFQLSLKEGLTVFRDQQFTADLHNHEIKRLEDAKFLRRNQFREDSGPTSHPVMPEKYQEIDNFYTTTIYEKGSEIIRMLNKLVKDENFYKGFSNYISTYDGKAATIDQFVDKILENNKEIDPEEFKVWYKQNGTPKVKLKRIWDRTDKKLTIQASQSNPIKKNLYNDLPLIIPINLSIFCDENNAIEKTVVLKTKKQEFIFRNIRSNLQIPLVTYFREFSSPVEWESDTSLDEKFLILKYEKDFFTLANTVNVFYKKIILCRLDENPNHKIENKLISTLISFIKNEDINLSLLSELLSIPTFAEIESEMENLDPLKIYKTIDELNYLFGTKLKKELYFKLQEIEKNLDKVWPEGKNERKLIETIWKLLLHSGDEEIKSKIINYVHSNSMTLAKAALNSFSRINCPERKIISNIFFNKWKNNSVVLDSWFSFNASIEINEKTNSIEKLFENKFFDSKSPNTLRAILNTFVTRNSTFHAIDGSGYKYIAKKIIDFDKLNPIIISRFVKVFSRYNYYSDPYKSNMQETIKQIKKNKLSTNTKEVLDAIIE; encoded by the coding sequence ATGAACAATCCAAAAAATCAAAAGAGTATTTCAAGATATGTGAACCTTGAAGATTACAAAGTTTTTGATTATGAAATACCAGAAATATTTTTGGACTTCGTAATTCAGAAAAATGCTGTTAATGTTACGACGAAACTAAAATTAATAAAAACAAATAAAAACACCAGAGACATTATTCTTGATGGTACAGATATATTAATAAAAAAAATATTTATAGATGACTCACTACTAGAGGAGGGATGCTACAAACAGCAAAAAAATAACTTAAAAATTAAAAATATAAATAAAGATAATTTTTTATTAAAAATAGAAGGAATAATTAAACCGAAGGAAAATACATCCCTTTTAGGAATGTATGAGAGCAATGGAATTATAACTACGCAATGCGAGGCAGAGGGATTTAGAAGGATAAGTTTTCACTCTGATAGACCTGATATCCTAAGCAAATACACCGTGAGAATTGAGGCAGACAAGAATGAATATCCTGTCTTACTTTCAAATGGTAACGTAGTTAAAGAAAATAATCTTACAAATAATCGACATGAAATAATTTGGGAAGACCCATATCCGAAACCCTCATATCTATTTGCATTGGTAGCAGGGAAACTTAATTGTGTAAAAGACAATTTCATAACAAAATCAAATAAAAAAGTAAAAATAAATATTTATGTTGAGTATGGCGATGAAAAATATGTTCAACATGCAATAAGTTCCTTACAGAAATCTATGAAATGGGACGAGGATAAATATAACCTTGAATACGATTTGTCATTGTTCAATATAGTTGCAATCAGACACTTTAATATGGGAGCAATGGAAAATAAAAGTCTCAATATTTTTAACTCAAAGCTAATACTCGCTAATTCTGAAACAACAACTGATGAGGAATTAGAGAGAATAGAGGGTGTTATCGCCCATGAATACTTCCATAATTGGACGGGTAATAGAGTAACTTGTAGGGATTGGTTTCAATTATCTCTAAAAGAGGGTTTAACAGTATTCAGAGATCAACAATTCACAGCAGACCTTCATAATCATGAAATCAAGAGGCTTGAGGATGCAAAATTTCTTAGAAGAAATCAATTTAGAGAGGATTCTGGTCCAACATCGCACCCTGTAATGCCAGAAAAATATCAAGAGATAGATAATTTTTATACGACAACGATATACGAAAAAGGATCAGAAATAATTAGAATGCTTAATAAGCTCGTAAAAGATGAAAATTTCTATAAAGGATTTAGTAATTACATCTCAACATATGATGGGAAGGCGGCAACAATAGACCAATTTGTCGATAAGATTTTAGAGAACAATAAGGAAATCGATCCTGAAGAATTTAAAGTCTGGTACAAGCAAAATGGCACGCCTAAAGTTAAACTCAAGAGAATCTGGGATCGCACAGACAAAAAACTTACAATTCAAGCCTCTCAAAGTAATCCAATAAAGAAGAACCTATATAATGATTTACCTCTAATAATTCCTATAAATCTTTCTATATTTTGCGATGAAAATAACGCAATAGAAAAAACAGTTGTTTTAAAAACAAAAAAACAAGAATTTATTTTTAGGAATATAAGATCTAATCTCCAAATCCCTTTAGTAACTTATTTTCGCGAATTCTCTTCACCAGTTGAGTGGGAATCAGACACTTCATTGGATGAGAAATTTTTAATCTTAAAATATGAAAAAGATTTTTTTACACTAGCTAATACTGTAAACGTATTTTATAAAAAAATTATTTTATGCAGATTAGATGAAAACCCAAATCATAAAATTGAAAATAAATTAATAAGCACCTTAATATCATTTATAAAAAATGAAGATATTAATTTATCCCTTTTATCAGAATTACTAAGTATTCCAACATTTGCTGAAATTGAATCAGAGATGGAAAATTTAGACCCTTTAAAAATATATAAAACCATTGACGAATTAAATTATTTATTCGGTACCAAATTAAAAAAAGAATTATATTTTAAGCTCCAAGAAATAGAGAAAAATCTAGATAAAGTTTGGCCAGAAGGTAAAAACGAAAGAAAACTAATCGAAACTATTTGGAAACTACTCTTACATAGTGGTGATGAAGAAATTAAAAGCAAAATAATTAATTATGTCCACAGTAATTCGATGACGCTAGCTAAAGCTGCTTTGAATTCTTTCAGTAGGATAAATTGTCCTGAAAGAAAAATTATTTCAAATATATTCTTCAACAAATGGAAAAATAATAGTGTCGTTTTAGATAGTTGGTTCTCATTCAATGCATCTATAGAAATAAATGAAAAAACAAACAGCATTGAAAAATTGTTTGAAAATAAGTTTTTTGATTCAAAATCACCAAACACTTTAAGAGCTATATTAAATACTTTCGTAACAAGAAATAGTACTTTTCATGCCATCGATGGCTCTGGTTATAAATATATTGCAAAAAAGATAATTGACTTTGATAAATTAAATCCAATCATAATTTCACGTTTTGTGAAAGTATTTAGTAGATACAATTATTATTCAGATCCTTACAAAAGTAATATGCAAGAAACAATAAAACAGATTAAAAAAAATAAACTATCAACAAATACTAAAGAAGTATTAGATGCAATTATAGAATAA